One genomic segment of Hordeum vulgare subsp. vulgare chromosome 2H, MorexV3_pseudomolecules_assembly, whole genome shotgun sequence includes these proteins:
- the LOC123430662 gene encoding GDSL esterase/lipase At4g16230-like: MAGHGGPLALVALCVLELALRGAGAGERLVPAMFVFGDSTVDVGNNNLLPDCTPACRANYPQYGVDYPSQEPTGRFSNGFNLADQLAQFLGFDESPPAFQSLPAKGIAAQMKNGVNFASGGSGLQNKTGQKLCGQLFSMADQVEKFTSAVKTMGQDSGDLISRSLFFISVGSNDLFEYADPDSPPADRNDTAFLESLVAYYRGYLQELHAAGARKFSIISPALVGCCPSQRAIAKKHDDTDEFGCFGAANNLSRQLYPMLASMLKDLSRDRAGMNYSLCDSATMAETIFKPGGGAGFDLTVLDTACCGGAGKCNSSAKLCPNHDNYMFWDSYHPTKAASALAAMALFSDPGMYVHPMNVGSLAEL; the protein is encoded by the exons ATGGCCGGCCATGGCGGGCCGCTCGCGCTCGTCGCGCTGTGCGTGCTCGAGCTCGCGCTGcgaggcgccggcgccggcgaa CGGCTCGTGCCGGCCATGTTCGTGTTCGGGGACTCCACGGTGGACGTCGGCAACAACAACCTCCTGCCGGACTGCACGCCCGCATGCAGGGCCAACTACCCGCAGTACGGCGTCGACTACCCCTCCCAGGAGCCCACCGGCCGCTTCAGCAATGGCTTCAACCTTGCTGACCAGCTAG CTCAGTTTCTTGGATTCGACGAGAGCCCACCTGCTTTCCAATCCCTCCCGGCGAAGGGCATCGCCGCACAGATGAAAAACGGCGTCAACTTCGCATCGGGAGGGTCAGGCCTACAGAATAAAACTGGCCAAAAACTT TGTGGGCAATTGTTCAGCATGGCCGACCAAGTGGAGAAGTTCACGTCGGCCGTCAAGACAATGGGGCAGGACTCGGGCGACCTCATCTCCAGATCCCTCTTCTTCATCAGCGTCGGCAGCAACGACCTGTTCGAGTACGCCGACCCCGACAGCCCGCCCGCTGACCGCAACGACACCGCCTTCCTGGAAAGCCTGGTCGCATACTACAGGGGCTACCTGCAGGAGCTGCACGCAGCCGGGGCCAGGAAGTTCAGCATCATCAGCCCGGCGCTGGTGGGGTGCTGCCCGTCGCAGAGGGCGATCGCCAAGAAGCACGACGACACCGACGAGTTCGGCTGCTTCGGGGCGGCGAACAACCTCTCCAGGCAGCTCTACCCCATGCTAGCCTCCATGCTTAAGGACCTCAGCCGCGATCGGGCCGGCATGAACTACTCCCTCTGCGACTCGGCGACGATGGCCGAAACGATCTTCAAGCCTGGCGGCGGAGCTGGTTTCG ACCTGACGGTGCTAGACACGGCGTGCTGCGGCGGCGCCGGCAAGTGCAACTCCTCCGCCAAGCTCTGCCCCAACCACGACAACTATATGTTCTGGGACAGCTACCATCCGACGAAAGCCGCGTCGGCTCTGGCGGCGATGGCGCTCTTCAGCGATCCCGGAATGTACGTCCACCCCATGAACGTGGGGTCGCTGGCGGAGTTGTAG